The following are encoded together in the Babesia microti strain RI chromosome II, complete genome genome:
- a CDS encoding E3 ubiquitin-protein ligase, putative (overlaps_old_locusTagID:BBM_II03450) has protein sequence MVLYRNWWGNHMSFIDEFEWSAYSTSSSSRFIQNDCRAYSSSGAENTFLLFSLTILLFWLYRLFKQLYSILISTKYLHIHQRAIHLNGMSKWIDELKRLKKSHFNQILRIKRPIAPIFLSRVRMLVDFKPKTIKIVTDEIGDNVVEFNFDCKRTCFLTAHWGVPLDILDSVGSYDSHYSITIGNDAPAHSSNTRPINFFLRAFLPRYFEGCDSLLVNEQESSSECSNGDDRNGDITLFSSDRNIDVSSEPICFNPGNDHVVRLKPTSISLDRIAQISSNHTGTLQDEKIIGLVVVLYVPKDHETRTFTSGNIDTYNSYAQVTTIKIKPKTTFRMKKNDNESQISCDVDRQIIFSSGIGPHEPKDMFGMGYKNDKECLICLAREMDTVLLPCCHSSFCSLCIKSLRQEKCPICRTNFASYVCFNLKSDYLCSIN, from the exons ATGGTACTATACCGTAACTGGTGGGGTAACCATATGTCATTTATAGATGAATTCGAATGGAGTGCATACTCGACTAGTTCGAGCAGCAGATTCATCCAAAATGATTGCCGTGCTTATTCTTCATCAGGAGCTGAAAATACCTTTCTCCTGTTCTCCTTAACCATCCTATTATTCTGGTTATATCGGTTGTTTAAGCAATTGTACTCGATACTAATTTCCACAAAGTATCTACATATTCATCAGAGGGCAATCCATCTCAATGGCATGAGTAAGTGGATTGATGAATTGAAGAGGTTGAAGAAATCGCACTTTAATCAAATCCTCAGAATCAAACGACCTATCGCACCCATTTTCCTCTCAAGGGTGCGTATGCTAGTGGACTTTAAGCCAAAAACTATTAAAATAGTTACGGATGAAATTGGTGATAATGTAGTGGAATTTAATTTTGACTGTAAACGAACTTGTTTTCTCACGGCCCACTGGGGGGTGCCTCTTGACATTTTAGATTCA GTTGGCTCCTATGATAGTCACTACTCAATAACAATTGGGAATGATGCGCCGGCGCACTCAAGCAACACTAGACCTATAAACTTTTTCTTACGCGCTTTCCTTCCACGATATTTCGAGGGATGTGATTCATTATTAGTTAATGAACAGGAATCATCATCAG AATGTTCTAATGGCGATGACCGAAACGGAGATATAACTCTTTTCTCGTCAGATAGAAACATTGATGTATCTTCAGAACCCATATGCTTTAACCCCGGAAATGACCATGTTGTACGACTTAAACCCACCTCCATTAGTTTAGATCGCATTGCacaaatatcatcaaatcATACAGGCACCTTACAggatgaaaaaattatcgGATTAGTTGTAGTTCTTTACGTTCCCAAGGATCACGAAACAAGAACATTCACTTCAGGAAACATTGACACATATAACAGCTATGCCCAAGTCACCACTATAAAGATAAAGCCCAAAACAACTTTTAGGATGAAAAAGAATGATAATGAATCTCAAATATCCTGTGATGTTGACAGACAAATAATATTCTCATCTGGTATTGGTCCTCATGAACCAAAAGATATGTTTGGCATGGGATATAAGAACGATAAGGAATGCCTAATTTGTCTTGCAAGGGAGATGGATACGGTGTTATTGCCTTGTTGTCATAGCTCATTTTGTTCTTTATGCATCAAGTCATTGAGGCAGGAAAAGTGTCCTATTTGCCGCACCAATTTTGCTTCATATGTGTGTTTTAATCTCAAATCTGACTACCTATGTTCTATTAATTGA
- a CDS encoding conserved Plasmodium membrane protein, unknown function (overlaps_old_locusTagID:BBM_II03485): MIIKTTKHAFGGLKFNWNRRLYVWRASFYYNVVSVLLSLGILFTFTFHYLLKRFSFFVNYSCSSKSIRTMTLYILIVMIITGCILITSLVLGRVCNIFSNYTLTDFMSTGKWLDRIGFTVKWFPWLIALLMFLWLILLCISIAWIFINPHHWCSDRWVDEAVSSVVNCRLIYSTDPSCVVDSIDYNYRKVRECNSPDTLESKSFLLFAKKTPEDTCSVTNRTVCDAYKSIISGKKDIDWTHRDLIGCAGSSAKRVEDYMDFENSSDLYKYTQLFAIIGSVVYAIIVGFFIFLKNVTEFDAMFYQPKDPNESLFFKIIRPFTPWSN; encoded by the exons ATGATTATCAAAACAACCAAGCACGCCTTTGGGGGCttaaaattcaattggaATAGGAGATTATACGTATGGCGCGCCAGTTTTTACTACAATGTTGTCTCTGTACTGCTTTCACTCG GCATATTGTTCACGTTCACATTTCACTACTTGTTGAAGAGGTTCTCATTCTTCGTAAATTACTCCTGCTCCAGTAAGAGTATTAGAACAATGACCCTTTATATCTTAATAGTAATGATTATTACGG GATGTATTTTAATAACTTCATTGGTATTGGGGAGGGTTTGTAACATATTTTCCAATTACACACTCACTGATTTCATGTCTACAGGGAAGTGGTTGGATAGGATTGGGTTTACTGTAAAATGGTTCCCTTGGCTTATCGCATTACTTATGTTTTTATGGCTTATATTGCTATGCATCAGCATTGCATGGATTTTTATAAACCCCCATCATTGGTGCTCTGATAGATGGGTCGATGAGGCTGTTAGCTCAGTTGTGAATTGTAGACTTATTTATTCTACTGATCCAT CATGTGTCGTGGATAGCATAGACTATAATTACAGAAAAGTGAGAGAATGCAACTCCCCAGACACATTGGAGAGTAAATCATTTCTCCTCTTCGCAAAAAAAACCCCAGAAGATACCTGTTCTGTCACCAATCGCACAGTTTGCGATGCTTACAAATCGATAATTTCTGGAA AAAAAGACATAGACTGGACTCACAGGGATTTAATTGGCTGTGCTGGATCCTCGGCTAAAAGGGTGGAAGATTATATGGACTTTGAAAATAGTAGTGATCTCtacaaatatacacaattatttgCTATAATCGGTTCAGTTGTATATGCTATAATTGTGGGGTTTTTCAtctttttaaaaaatgttacaGAATTTGACGCCATGTTTTACCAGCCAAAAGACCCGAATGAGTCTCtgttttttaaaataatcaGACCATTCACCCCTTGGTCCAACTAA
- a CDS encoding hypothetical protein (overlaps_old_locusTagID:BBM_II03480): MYNIARKPSEYKNYPFPDYPTPYMNVDQSLQYYTPYYRELHPKSLNPQLACIKPVKCHAQTQIYPKGTVLNTHNDSFKTNKQLEYPLKTCFIKPITNDIKARGTPKSILRNFCSFWTEPCICGNKPRTFGIDPQPPISSREILSKIINTAPTSARSNYWSKDQDNTDSAKLQSKTVADNTEKDDPNQVAQIMPLSDIKITHKSPQVIGDIKPLNSNSDDIHISLAEKLSSKLEQAQERILLLEREKLLLEQSLSAMKMEMEESMTCIQQSEAVMDTQHNYSTAVLSSIIDFCCSLSTPNKHPEVRHAVRTFALDLFQLLINHNAPNNHIAELIALNGILAETSYVDALNTPKQLTSNATKAVFKSSKPLSSIRPL, translated from the coding sequence atgtataatatagCCAGGAAACCATCGGAATACAAAAACTATCCATTTCCAGACTATCCAACTCCTTATATGAATGTAGATCAGTCACTGCAGTATTATACACCATATTACCGTGAACTGCACCCCAAATCATTGAATCCACAATTGGCATGTATCAAACCAGTAAAATGCCATGCCCAAACTCAAATATATCCAAAGGGTACTGTGCTTAACACACACAATGATTCTTTCAAAACTAACAAACAACTTGAATATCCCCTAAAAACTTGCTTCATCAAACCCATAACTAATGACATAAAAGCTAGGGGAACCCCTAAGTCTATACTACGAAATTTTTGCTCTTTCTGGACCGAACCTTGTATTTGTGGAAATAAACCAAGAACATTCGGCATAGACCCGCAACCGCCGATTTCTTCTCGTGAAATACTTAGTAAGATCATTAATACTGCGCCAACTAGTGCAAGGAGTAATTATTGGTCTAAAGACCAAGATAATACGGATTCAGCTAAATTGCAATCAAAAACTGTGGCTGATAATACTGAAAAGGATGATCCAAATCAGGTGGCTCAAATTATGCCCTTATCTGATATCAAAATAACACATAAATCCCCTCAGGTAATTGGAGATATAAAACCATTGAACAGCAATTCAGATGACATACACATTTCATTAGCCGAGAAATTGTCTAGTAAATTGGAACAGGCCCAAGAAAGGATTTTGTTATTGGAACGGGAAAAATTGTTGCTAGAGCAGTCTCTTTCTGCTATGAAGATGGAAATGGAAGAGTCGATGACTTGTATTCAACAAAGTGAAGCGGTTATGGACACACAGCACAACTATTCAACGGCAGTTTTGAGTTCAATCATCGATTTTTGTTGTTCTCTTTCCACCCCTAACAAACACCCTGAGGTTAGACATGCAGTTAGAACTTTTGCACTAGACTTATTCCAATTGCTGATCAACCACAACGCGCCAAATAACCATATTGCAGAGCTTATAGCACTAAATGGTATATTGGCGGAAACAAGCTATGTTGATGCATTGAATACACCGAAACAATTGACATCAAACGCAACGAAGGCAGTATTTAAATCATCTAAGCCACTATCATCAATTAGACCCTTGTAA
- a CDS encoding conserved Plasmodium protein, unknown function (overlaps_old_locusTagID:BBM_II03460) — protein sequence MEVYEHCEKKSNCALTRVNGDSFKGLYYPYIINGKSKVFYHDINTLLTQFLNIVRDLSVDSDLIIHYSKLYKKLYFSKILVRLSIEDIEETWELLWGVWSELFTNPPKEVIGSDIIYYKLGLIFTCFYLYHSQVPHSPLSDKLFLNVPIAVTTLDKLIDFADNLFEEHNSAIAIELIHYLYRQGAFVICFVDGPQYLHQDRLGNPLKPNYT from the exons ATGGAAGTGTATGAACACTGCGAGAAGAAGAGTAACTGTGCTTTAACAAGAGTCAACGGGGATTCATTCAAGGGATTGTACTACCCTTACATAATTAACGGCAAATCTAAAGTATTTTACCACGACATTAATACTCTCTTAACACAATTCCTAAATATAGTTCGGGATTTAAGTGTAGATTCTGATCtcattatacattattcCAAACTTTATAAAAAGCtatatttttcaaagaTCCTAGTTAGACTTAGTATTGAAGATATAGAAGAAACTTGGGAATTGCTTTGGGGAGTGTGGTCTG aattatttacaaatcCACCAAAGGAAGTTATCGGATCGGATATAATCTATTATAAACTTGGACTAATATTTACCTGTTTTTACCTCTATCATTCACAAGTACCTCATTCACCATTGTCTGACAAACTATTTTTGAACGTTCCTATAGCAGTAACTACACTCGATAAATTAATCGATTTTGCAGACAATCTTTTCGAGGAACATAATTCAGCAATTGCAATTGAGTTGattcattatttgtatCGACAAGGTGCATTTGTAATTTGTTTTGTTGATGGTCCCCAGTATTTACACCAGGATCGTCTTGGCAATCCATTGAAACCCAACTATACTTAG
- a CDS encoding DHX15, PRP43, pre-mRNA-splicing factor ATP-dependent RNA helicase DHX15/PRP43 (overlaps_old_locusTagID:BBM_II03475): MIGAGPPLKRRINLSKFSDSPNDINNSQIKSNVNPYNGLNYSQRYYKILEVRKTLPAWMERERFLELLARNNTLILIGETGSGKTTQIPQFALSASWLGNKSIAVTQPRRVAAISVAARVSEELDVELGSFVGYSIRFEEKSCPSTRLKFLTDGMLLREAQSDNLLSKYGLIVLDEAHERTISTDILFGIVKGVIEKRTDLKVVVMSATLDAGKFRSYFKHAEVLMIPGKMYPVEIIYSNKPEKDYLKSAVAKVVEIHRNEPHGDILVFLTGEEEIENGKLLIEKALLEYDDIDTQLFVFPLYSSLPSAQQSKVFETVNGRKCILSTNIAETSLTIDGIVYVIDTGFSKQKVYNPRTRMESLLVSQISKASANQRTGRAGRTRPGKCFRLYTEFSYSTLVESTFPEILRSNISSVILSLKKLGIDDLVHFDFMDPPAPETMMRALEELNFLGALDDEGELTSKGSIMADFPIEPQLARTLIDSGHYKCTSSVLSIIAMLSVPYCFIRPRDRANQADEMKSQFSHEGGDHMTLLNVFNDFVKKCDVTPDYFDVDTCKSYCNTNFLNFRSFSNAINVRKQLDKLLHKHNLVNDDNNREESAIIDAFLNGFFQQVALRSSKGHYLTLRDGQMVLLHPSTVLLTHPEWVIYHEFVLTTKSYIRTVSAIKGSKLAKLASEYLQNIELKGEVLHKVRSLSRF; encoded by the coding sequence ATGATAGGTGCTGGTCCACCGCTTAAACGCAGAATTAACCTCAGTAAATTCTCAGATTCAccaaatgatataaataactCTCAGATTAAATCGAATGTTAACCCTTATAATGGTCTAAATTATTCTCAGAGATACTACAAAATACTGGAAGTTCGTAAAACACTTCCAGCATGGATGGAAAGGGAACGATTCCTTGAATTACTAGCTAGAAATAACACACTAATTTTGATAGGTGAAACCGGTTCAGGTAAAACTACCCAAATTCCGCAATTTGCCTTGTCAGCTTCATGGCTTGGTAACAAATCAATCGCCGTAACCCAACCCAGACGAGTAGCCGCTATAAGTGTAGCAGCTAGAGTATCCGAAGAACTAGACGTGGAACTAGGGTCTTTTGTTGGATACTCTATCCGATTTGAAGAGAAATCCTGCCCTTCAACCCGATTAAAATTCCTAACCGATGGAATGTTGTTGAGGGAGGCGCaaagtgataatttattgagcAAGTATGGATTAATAGTCCTGGATGAAGCTCATGAGAGAACTATCTCGacagatattttatttggcATAGTGAAGGGTGTTATTGAAAAGAGGACGGATTTGAAGGTTGTTGTAATGTCCGCAACATTAGACGCTGGGAAATTTAGGAGCTATTTCAAGCATGCAGAGGTGCTAATGATCCCTGGAAAAATGTATCCAGTCGAAATAATTTACTCCAACAAACCAGAAAAGGATTATCTAAAAAGTGCAGTGGCTAAGGTTGTTGAAATTCATAGGAATGAGCCGCATGGTGACATCCTTGTATTTCTCACAGGAGAAgaagaaattgaaaatggaAAATTACTTATTGAAAAGGCGCTGCTAGAATATGACGATATTGatacacaattatttgttttcCCCCTCTATTCATCCCTTCCTTCAGCACAACAATCAAAAGTTTTTGAAACGGTTAACGGGAGAAAGTGCATACTATCAACAAACATTGCAGAGACATCACTAACAATAGACGGAATTGTATATGTAATAGACACTGGGTTTAGCAAACAGAAGGTTTACAACCCTAGGACAAGGATGGAATCGCTTCTAGTTTCACAGATCAGCAAGGCCTCAGCCAACCAGCGTACGGGAAGAGCCGGCAGAACCAGACCTGGCAAATGCTTTAGGCTATATACTGAATTTTCATATTCTACCTTAGTAGAATCTACCTTCCCAGAAATTCTAAGGTCCAATATTTCCTCAGTTATATTGAGCCTGAAGAAACTTGGCATTGATGATTTGGTACACTTTGATTTTATGGATCCTCCGGCGCCTGAGACTATGATGCGCGCCTTGGAGGAATTAAACTTTTTGGGCGCTCTTGATGATGAGGGAGAGCTTACAAGCAAGGGATCTATTATGGCAGATTTCCCAATTGAACCACAACTGGCCAGAACTCTTATAGATTCGGGGCACTACAAATGTACTTCTTCAGTGCTTAGTATCATTGCCATGCTATCAGTCCCATACTGCTTCATAAGGCCCAGAGATAGAGCCAACCAGGCCGATGAAATGAAGAGTCAGTTCTCGCATGAGGGGGGGGATCATATGACGCTACTCAATGTATTTAATGACTTTGTCAAGAAATGTGATGTGACGCCTGATTATTTTGATGTAGATACTTGCAAAAGCTATTGCAATACTAACTTCCTCAACTTTAGATCATTTTCCAATGCCATTAACGTACGCAAACAGTTGGATAAGTTATTGCACAAACATAACCTAGTTAACGACGATAACAACAGGGAGGAATCTGCCATAATCGATGCTTTTTTGAACGGATTCTTCCAACAAGTTGCTCTTAGGAGTTCCAAGGGGCATTATCTAACTCTTCGTGATGGACAAATGGTATTATTGCACCCAAGCACTGTATTACTCACTCATCCCGAATGGGTTATATACCACGAATTTGTCCTAACTACAAAAAGTTATATCAGAACTGTTAGTGCTATAAAGGGGAGCAAATTAGCAAAATTAGCATCTGAGTATCTGCAGAACATTGAGTTGAAGGGTGAAGTTTTGCACAAAGTTAGATCGCTCTCCAGATTTTAG
- a CDS encoding hypothetical protein (overlaps_old_locusTagID:BBM_II03470) — protein sequence MGKLKRKITELDDFTIESSSKEQLTDEKLLKSKQKFVDNFIYDFTEEELAAKHTLETIFKKCHSFGYTYKCIKEALDLDPVQIGYFAKAIAVVADLQLIELNKSQNVFDTNFHEPSANDDKKNILIDSPTEYETDGHSNVEFFQQKEQSFYQSLDAVLCNLVQNTHIPIPMDTDGKYNINDVDWYVNQLECGVLSKLLPFGQEFLHNIIKITKSNNIGNLLKFSQESNFLIYTLQRGNGIITHWISKILNKSETSGTSLFDNSEIEWQEANNRNCIDVLIKLFDLAASVHNDIQSYEMARDKLKRLEKIENESIEHKRKLESDRIRKLNSKRNAVTFILERRSEYDKLSANSKMKHPFYILGQDVRKSSVSSLKRFSKKLKSLLHPDTETDPQWKEKCENSFKEASLALDLCMELLKNPTKLSHCTNGPIIDFFDNDLKADTNAHTANINHVNSYHDLYSNSNPFNVTYMIIPDFTVECIDTKIGTLQITIDMTLISQKIFTGNIYFNVLVHRPVHGDEPITIIPNIDKLSFWKKVDILFTNSNFHTTTVEAVQPINFGGMKKYFVGVQIGGKMGSSLIKWKSIYVELEKKGRNAKQMEILLNTFVGAPFVSKGHSQMVNSIRDNKDKMERYLNECIEAAQRWANKI from the coding sequence ATGGGTAAACTAAAGCGTAAGATCACCGAATTGGATGATTTTACCATCGAAAGTAGCTCTAAAGAACAGCTAACAGATGAAAAATTACTGAAATCCAAGCagaaatttgttgataacTTTATTTACGACTTTACTGAAGAGGAATTGGCTGCCAAACACACCCTTGAAactattttcaaaaaatgtCATTCCTTCGGTTACACATACAAATGTATTAAAGAAGCATTGGATCTTGATCCAGTTCAAATTGGATATTTTGCCAAGGCAATTGCTGTAGTTGCCGATTTACAGCTGATTGAGTTGAATAAATCGCAAAATGTATTTGATACAAATTTCCATGAGCCATCAGCTAACGatgataaaaaaaatatattaatcgATTCTCCCACTGAATATGAAACGGATGGTCACTCCAATgttgaattttttcaacAAAAAGAACAAAGTTTTTATCAATCCCTAGATGCGGTATTATGTAATTTGGTACAAAACACGCATATTCCTATTCCTATGGACACTGAtggtaaatataatataaatgatgttgATTGGTATGTAAATCAGCTTGAATGCGGGgttttgtcaaaattgcTTCCCTTTGGACAGGAATTCTtgcataatataattaaaattaccaagtcaaataatattggtAATTTGCTCAAGTTTAGCCAAGAGTCAAATTTTCTAATATACACTTTGCAACGGGGAAATGGAATAATCACACATTGGATAAGTAAAATACTTAATAAGTCGGAAACTTCAGGGACCAGCTTGTTTGACAATAGTGAAATAGAGTGGCAGGAGGCCAACAATCGCAATTGCATAGATGTTCtgatcaaattatttgatttggCAGCTTCCGTTCATAATGACATTCAGAGTTATGAAATGGCCAGGGATAAGTTGAAACGATTGGAAAAGATAGAAAATGAGAGTATAGAGCATAAGCGCAAACTTGAGAGTGATAGAATTAGAAAATTGAATTCAAAGAGGAATGCAGTGACTTTTATATTAGAAAGGAGAAGTgaatatgataaattgaGCGCAAACTCAAAAATGAAACACCCATTTTACATACTAGGTCAAGATGTTAGAAAGTCAAGTGTCTCATCACTTAAAAGATTTAGTAAGAAACTTAAATCACTTCTACATCCAGATACAGAAACTGATCCTCAGTGGAAGGAGAAGTGTGAAAATTCCTTTAAAGAAGCTTCCTTAGCTTTGGATCTGTGCATGGAATTGCTTAAAAATCCTACTAAATTATCGCACTGCACCAACGGACCTATAATAGATTTTTTTGACAATGATCTCAAGGCTGATACTAATGCACACACCGCCAACATCAACCATGTTAACAGTTATCATGACTTATACTCCAATTCAAATCCATTTAATGTAACATACATGATTATTCCTGATTTTACCGTTGAATGTATTGACACGAAGATTGGCACTTTGCAAATTACAATTGACATGACACTAATTTCGCAAAAAATATTCACCGgtaacatttatttcaatGTCCTGGTGCATCGCCCAGTTCACGGTGATGAGCCCATAACTATTATTCccaatattgataaattgtcCTTCTGGAAGAaagttgatatattatttaccaaCTCAAATTTCCACACCACTACGGTGGAGGCGGTGCAGCCGATAAACTTTGGTGGAATGAAGAAGTATTTTGTGGGAGTGCAAATTGGCGGTAAAATGGGTTCTTCGCTCATAAAGTGGAAGAGCATCTACGTAGAATTGGAAAAGAAGGGTAGAAACGCCAAGCAAATGGAGATATTGCTAAATACATTTGTGGGCGCTCCCTTTGTATCAAAGGGCCATAGTCAGATGGTCAATAGCATTAGGGATAATAAGGATAAAATGGAAAGGTACCTAAATGAATGTATTGAGGCTGCTCAGAGATGGgctaataaaatttaa
- a CDS encoding Conserved hypothetical ATP binding protein (overlaps_old_locusTagID:BBM_II03450;~overlaps_old_locusTagID:BBM_II03455): MFGLVAIGPPGSGKSTFCAGISQALTQLGRNPIIVNLDPHVTPSDLLYEPTIDICDLVDGLIVAKTFELGPNASLIYSIEYLLANFDWLETAILLHKDKYFLFDLPGQIELYTHNTALRSILEKLTKLDLRLVGVNLIDCTLCADSQKYVSALISSLSSQIMLNLPHINVLSKIDLLQHIEDDLLFDIDYYKEVQSLSQLLLGMRVNDGPYRMRNENFIKVLCELVEDFDLISFSTLDIQCKNSVLNIIKLTDRAIGYYIPATSTY, from the exons ATGTTTGGCTTAGTGGCAATTGGCCCACCCGGGTCCGGAAAGTCAACGTTTTGTGCCGGTATATCCCAAGCGTTAACTCAACTTGGAAGGAATCcaattattgtaaatcTCGATCCACACGTAACACCTAGTGATCTACTGTATGAACCTACGATAGACATCTGTGATCTGGTTGATGGACTTATAGTTGCCAAAACATTTGAGTTGGGTCCAAATGCATCACTAATCTATTCAATTGAATACCTATTGGCAAATTTCGATTGGCTTGAGACCGCCATTTTATTGCATAAAG ATAAATACTTCCTATTTGATTTACCTGGACAAATTGAACTATACACTCACAATACGGCCCTTAGAAGTATTTTGGAAAAGTTGACTAAACTGGATCTAAGACTTGTAGGAGTAAATCTCATCGATTGCACATTATGTGCCGATTCTCAAAAG TACGTATCAGCACTAATATCATCACTCAGCTCACAGATTATGCTAAATCTGCcacatataaatgtattatccaaaattgatCTCTTGCAGCACATAGAAGATGATTTAT TATTCGACATAGATTACTATAAGGAGGTACAAAGCTTATCACAGCTACTTTTGGGCATGAGGGTTAATGACGGACCCTATAGG atgcgcaatgaaaattttatcaaagtTTTGTGCGAACTTGTTGAAGATTTCGA tCTCATTTCATTTTCCACACTAGATATTCAGTGTAAAAACTCTGTACTTAATATAATCAAACTCACAGACAGAGCAATCGGCTATTATATTCCGGCAACTTCaacttattaa
- a CDS encoding adenylyltransferase and sulfurtransferase (overlaps_old_locusTagID:BBM_II03465) has translation MTDTVVDDSVNINNYLPFHSTFSAEASSRYGRQLIVLISEWFKTVKNNPALNCSKNHLSGDFECLDGQIIYENITNTSVLVVGAGGLGCPALLYLGASGIGNIGIVDGDSVEISNLHRQIIHTEELLGINKAESAKLAIEKLNSDIICKSYPYKLTRDNAEELISNYDIIIDCTDDISTKLLMNEVCLKTNKSYVTAAALRHEGQLLVFDRKSYSLTELNNSACYMCIAKTRGIEVKDMCSKFGILGPVTGVLGCLQSMEVIKIAAGLGRYVGLSPSRMVSYNAFDPLNPFRTIQLNNRDPNCSACSNGVEPKLHIEIPTDVNNITFDKLPRQYDNSVIIDVRSRPKYTIGHLKNSINWPTDEILHYAYKNEYQQFIKELSTRCGIDKIENIYIVCRRGVESKIVAGTLKMIYNTSNVIFYSVEGGLHKYVQEANHKLPIL, from the exons ATGACCGATACCGTAGTAGATGACTCAGtaaatataaacaattacttACCTTTCCATTCAACATTCTCTGCTGAAGCCTCTAGTCGCTATGGAAGACAATTGATTGTACTAATATCCGAGTGGTTCAAAACAGTAAAAAATAATCCAGCTTTAAATTGTTctaaaaatcatttaagCGGCGACTTTGAATGTTTAGATGGACAGATAATCTACGAAAACATTACCAATACTTCAGTTCTAGTCGTTGGTGCCGGTGGGCTTGGCTGCCCAGCCTTGCTCTATTTAGGGGCTTCTGGAATAG GCAATATAGGCATTGTAGATGGGGATTCAGTAGAGATTTCAAATCTACATAG acaaataatacatacGGAGGAACTATTGGGTATCAATAAAGCGGAATCTGCTAAATTAGCTATTGAGAAACTAAATTCTGAT atcaTTTGCAAATCCTATCCATACAAATTAACAAGAGATAATGCAGAGGAGTTGATTAGCAATTACGacataattattgattgCACTGATGATATATCTACCAa GTTGTTAATGAATGAAGTCTGTTTAAAAACAAACAAGTCATACGTTACTGCTGCGGCGCTTAGACACGAGGGCCAATTACTTGTTTTTGACAGAAAATCCTACAGTTTAACtgaattaaacaattcGGCATGTTATATGTGTATTGCTAAGACCAGGGGTATCGAGGTCAAAGATATGTGTTCAAAGTTTGGCATTTTGGGTCCTGTGACGGGTGTATTAGGCTGTCTCCAA TCGATGGAAGTAATAAAGATTGCAGCGGGTTTGGGTCGTTATGTTGGACTATCTCCCAGTAGGATGGTATCATATAATGCTTTCGATCCACTCAATCCATTTAGAactatacaattaaataatagaGACCCAAATTGTTCAG CTTGTTCAAATGGAGTTGAACCAAAATTGCACATAGAAATTCCAACagatgtaaataatataacttTTGACAAATTGCCGCGACAA TATGACAATAGTGTCATTATAGACGTAAGATCTAGgccaaaatatacaattggACACCTTAAAAACTCAATAAACTGGCCTACTGATGAAATTTTACACTATGCATACAAAAATGAATACCAACAATTCATTAAAGAGTTGAGCACTAGATGTGGAATTGACAAGATAGaaaacatttatattgtatGTAGAAGGGGAGTTGAGAGTAAAATAGTAGCAGGGACgctaaaaatgatatataacaCATCTAATGTGATTTTTTATAGTGTAGAGGGTGGGCTGCATAAGTATGTCCAAGAAGCCAACCATAAATTGCCCATACTGTGA